The stretch of DNA TTCGAACAGCGCTTTGGCAGCGGACGGATTCATGGAAACCTACGTGCTCATGTCGTTGTCGCTGAGGTTCGCTAGCCGGTGCCGACCGTTCCCAGGTCGTGCTAGTCTGCTCGGAGCTCATCCACTTTGACCTCGAACTGCATCTGATCAAAGGCGGGTTCGACGTGTTCGGGCGTCTCGGCCATCACGGTGTCGTAGTCAAGCGGCGTATGCATATGCGTCAGGATCGCTCGCTTCGGCTTCAGCCGGCCGATCCAGTCGAGTGATTGCTCAAGCGACAGGTGGCTTGGATGATAGCGGTATTGCAGAGCGTCGATAATGAGGATGTCGAGATCCTGAAGCTTTGCGACAGTCTCGGGCGGGAAGTCACTGATATCGCTGCAATAAGCGACATCACCGATTCTAAAGCCAAGCGAATGTATGTCGCCGTGCTGCTGCAGATGCGGCCGGAATGAAATCGAGCCTCCAGCGCCGCTGATGACGATAGGCGTCATATCCTCGATCAGGATCGGCTCGACGATCGGCGGATAATTGCTGCGGGGCGGCGTTTCGATGCAATAGCTGAAGCCCTGGCGGATGCGGTCCATCGTGAACGGATTGGCATAGATCGGCACGCGCTGCTGTGCGTTGTGGAAATAGCCGCGCAGATCGTCGATGCCGTGAATGTGGTCGGCATGCGGATGCGTGTAAAGCACAGCATCGATGTGCTGCACCTTGGCGGCAATCATCTGCTCGCGGAAATCCGATCCGGTGTCGATGACGACGGTCGTGACCCCGCCGTTGTCGTCGTATTGCTGCACCATGAAGGCTGCGCGCGTACGGCGGTTCTTCGGATTGGCGGGATCGCAGGCGCCCCAATCGCCGGTAATGCGCGGCACGCCGGGCGACGACGCGCAGCCGAGAATGGTGAAGCGCCGCCGGTAGCTCACGCGGCTAGACCTTCGGCATCTTCGAGAAGAGCCGGAAAGCATTCTCGGTAGTGATCCGCGCCATCTCGGCATAGCTGACGCCGAGCGTTTCAGCGAGAACCTCGGCGGTGTCCACTACATAGGACGGCTCGTTGCGCTTGCCGCGCCAGCGCTTCGGCGCAAGGTAAGGCGCGTCGGTTTCGACCAGCAACCGGTCGTGCGGGACTGTTTTTGCGATCGCCCGCAACTCCTCGGATTTCGGAAAGGTGAGGATGCCAGAGAAAGAAATGTAGCCGCCGAGTTCGACGCCGGTTCGGGCAAGCGCGGGACCGGCCGAGAAGCAATGGAGAATGAAGGGGAAGGCCCCCTTCCCAGTTTCTGACGTCAGGATTGCCGCCATGTCTTCGTCGGCACTGCGGCTATGGATCACCAGCGGCAACTGTGTTTCGCGAGCGGCAGCGATATGGCGCAGAAAGCCTGTCTTCTGGTTCTCCGGCATCTGCGTGTCGTAGAAGTAATCGAGCCCGGCTTCGCCGATCGCGACGACCTTCTCATGTTTCTTGGCGAGGCGCACGAGATCTTCGGTCTGAATGTCGAGCTCCTCATCCGCATTGTTCGGATGCGTGCCGACCGAGCAGAAGACCGAGGGATATTTCTCGGTGATCGCGAGCAGCTTTTCGAGTTTCCGCACGCGCGTCGAGATCGTCACCATCTGCTTCACACCGGCCTGGTGAGCGCGCGAGACGATATCGTCTCGCTCCTCCTCGAAATCGGCGAAATCCAGATGGCAATGCGTATCGATCAGCATGGCAGACCCTCAGGTTTCCGGCGCCACATAGCGCGGGAAGACAGGCTTTGGTGCCTCCAGCGGCGTTCCGGGAACGAGGCGTCCGGCTTCGCCCAATGCCGCGAAACCGCGCTCATCGGCTGGCGCGGCAACGAGGTCGAGCAGCTTGCCCGCCGATTCCGGCATGAACGGCTGGAGCAGGATCGCGATCTGGCGGACGACTTCAGCGGTGACATAGAGCACGGTGCCCATCCGCGCCGGATCGGTCTTCTTCAGCGCCCACGGCTCTTGGCTTGCAAAATAACGGTCGGTTTCCGAAACGACGGCGATGATGGAAGCGAGCGCCCTGTGGATCATCTGCTTGTCCATGTCCTCGCGCGTCGACGCGAGCAGCGCATCGGCCTGCGCCAGCATCGCCTTGTCCTCGTCGGTCAACGGTCCGCATTCCGGTATCTTGCCGTCGCAATTCTTGACGATCATAGATAACGAACGGCTCGCGAGATTGCCGATGCCGTTCGCAAGATCGGAATTGATCCGCGTGCCGATCGCCTCTTCGCTGTAGCTGCCGTCCTGGCCGAAGGAGACTTCGCGCAGGAAGAAATACCGCACCTGATCGAGACCGAAATGGTTCACCAGATTGACGGGATCAACGACATTGCCGAGCGACTTCGACATCTTCTCGCCCTTGTTGAGCAGGAAGCCATGCGCAAAGACCCGCTTTGGCAGTGGCAGCCTGGCCGACATCAGGAAGGCGGGCCAATAGACCGCATGGAAGCGGATGATGTCCTTGCCGATGACATGAATGTCGGCCGGCCAGTACTTCGCTCTTGGGCCGTTCGGATCCTGGAGATAGCCGGTCGCTGTGATGTAGTTGGTCAGCGCGTCGACCCAGACATACATGACATGCGACGGATCGTTGGGCACCTTGATGCCCCAGTCGAAGGTCGTGCGCGAAATCGAAAGGTCCTTCAAGCCGGACTTGACGAAGGAAACCACCTCGTTGCGCCGTTCGGCAGGACCGATGAAATCGGGATTGTCTTCATAGTGCTTGAGGAGCTTGTCCTGGTATTCGGAAAGCCTGAAGAAGTAGCTTTCCTCTTCTACCCATTCGACGGG from Rhizobium sp. 007 encodes:
- a CDS encoding MBL fold metallo-hydrolase, yielding MSYRRRFTILGCASSPGVPRITGDWGACDPANPKNRRTRAAFMVQQYDDNGGVTTVVIDTGSDFREQMIAAKVQHIDAVLYTHPHADHIHGIDDLRGYFHNAQQRVPIYANPFTMDRIRQGFSYCIETPPRSNYPPIVEPILIEDMTPIVISGAGGSISFRPHLQQHGDIHSLGFRIGDVAYCSDISDFPPETVAKLQDLDILIIDALQYRYHPSHLSLEQSLDWIGRLKPKRAILTHMHTPLDYDTVMAETPEHVEPAFDQMQFEVKVDELRAD
- a CDS encoding TatD family hydrolase, translating into MLIDTHCHLDFADFEEERDDIVSRAHQAGVKQMVTISTRVRKLEKLLAITEKYPSVFCSVGTHPNNADEELDIQTEDLVRLAKKHEKVVAIGEAGLDYFYDTQMPENQKTGFLRHIAAARETQLPLVIHSRSADEDMAAILTSETGKGAFPFILHCFSAGPALARTGVELGGYISFSGILTFPKSEELRAIAKTVPHDRLLVETDAPYLAPKRWRGKRNEPSYVVDTAEVLAETLGVSYAEMARITTENAFRLFSKMPKV
- the metG gene encoding methionine--tRNA ligase, whose translation is MTDKTPFYITTAISYPNGKPHIGHAYELIATDAMARFQRLDGRDVFFLTGTDEHGQKMQQTARAEGITAQELADRNSGEFEAMAQLLNASNDDFIRTTEPRHHEASSDIWKLMAENSDIYKDSYAGWYSVRDEAYYQENETELRADGVRYGPQGTPVEWVEEESYFFRLSEYQDKLLKHYEDNPDFIGPAERRNEVVSFVKSGLKDLSISRTTFDWGIKVPNDPSHVMYVWVDALTNYITATGYLQDPNGPRAKYWPADIHVIGKDIIRFHAVYWPAFLMSARLPLPKRVFAHGFLLNKGEKMSKSLGNVVDPVNLVNHFGLDQVRYFFLREVSFGQDGSYSEEAIGTRINSDLANGIGNLASRSLSMIVKNCDGKIPECGPLTDEDKAMLAQADALLASTREDMDKQMIHRALASIIAVVSETDRYFASQEPWALKKTDPARMGTVLYVTAEVVRQIAILLQPFMPESAGKLLDLVAAPADERGFAALGEAGRLVPGTPLEAPKPVFPRYVAPET